ATGCTGGCATGAGCGCGCCCAAGTTTGCTGAAGGCCGTCTGGCCAAGGTGCTGCTCGCTCCGATCGTGTCCGAAAAGGCCACGATGGCTGGCGAAAAGCACAACCAAGTCCTGTTCAAGGTGCTGCGCGACGCAACGAAGCCGGAGATCAAGGCCGCTGTTGAACTGATGTTCAAGGTCGAGGTCGAGGCCATCAACGTTGTGAACGTGAAGGGCAAGGCCAAGCGCTTTGGTGGCCGTCTGGGCCGTCGCGACCACGTCAAGAAGGCGTACGTGTCGTTGAAGGCGGGCCAAGAGCTCAACTTCTCCGGGGAGGCTGCGTAATGGCCGTCGTTAAAGTCAAGCCTACTTCGCCTGGCCGTCGTGGCGTGGTGAAGGTGGTGCATAAGCACCTGCACAAAGGCGCTCCCGAGGCTTCGCTGCTCGAGCCGCAGAAGCAAAAGTCTGGCCGTAACAACAACGGTCACATCACGATGCGCCACAAGGGCGGTGGTCACAAGCACCACTACCGCGTGGTGGACTTCCGTCGCAACAAGGATGGCATCCCGGCGAAGGTTGAGCGCATTGAATACGACCCGAACCGTACGGCTCACATCGCGCTGGTGTGCTATGCCGACGGCGAGCGTCGCTACATCATCGCGCCGCGCAACCTGGAAGTGGGTTCGTCCATCGTGAGCGGTGCTGAGGCTCCGATCAAGGTCGGCAACACGCTGCCTATCCGCAACATCCCGGTGGGTTCGACGATCCACTGCGTGGAAATGCTGCCAGGCAAGGGTGCACAGATCGCTCGTTCCGCTGGCGCCTCCGTGGTGCTGATGGCGCGTGACGGTTCCTACGCACAGCTGCGTTTGCGCTCTGGCGAAGTCCGCCGCATCCACATCGATTGCCGCGCCACCATTGGTGAAGTGAGCAACGAAGAGCATAGCCTGCGTCAATACGGCAAGGCCGGCGCCATCCGCTGGAAGGGCATCCGCCCGACCGTGCGTGGTACCGCCATGAACCCGGTCGACCACCCGCACGGTGGTGGTGAGGGTCGTACGGGTGAAGGTCAGGTGCCTGTGTCGCCGTGGAACACCCTGACGAAGGGCTACCGTACTCGTAACAACAAGCGCACGCAGACTTTCATCGTCTCGCGTCGCAAGAAGTAAGGGGTAGACCAACATGGCTCGTTCCCTCAAAAAGGGTCCCTTCGTGGACCACCACCTGATGGCCAAGGTCGATAAGGCTGTTGCCATCAAGGACAAGAAGCCCATCAAGACCTGGTCGCGTCGCTCGACGATCCTGCCCGAGTTCATCGGTCTGACGATCGCCGTGCACAACGGCAAGCAGCACGTGCCGGTTTATGTGTCTGACCAAATGGTCGGCCACAAGCTGGGTGAATTCGCACTGACCCGCACCTTCAAAGGCCACCCGGCCGACAAGAAGGCCGGGAAGAAGTAAGGATGCCGACGATGGAAACCAAAGCAATCGTTCGTGGCGTTCGCCTTTCGTGTGACAAGGGTCGCCTGGTGGCTGACCTGATCCGCGGCAAGAAGGTGGACCAGGCGCTGAACATCCTGGAATTCACCCAGAAGAAGGCCTCGCTGATCATCAAGAAGGCGCTGGAATCGGCTATTGCCAATGCTGAGCACAACGACGGTGCCGACATTGACGAGCTGAAGGTCACTTCGATCTATGTGGAGCAAGGCACCACGCTGAAGCGTTTCTCGGCCCGTGCAAAGGGTCGTGGCAATCGCATCAGCAAGCCGACCTGCCACATCTTCGTGACCGTCGGCAACTGAGGCTGAAGGAAGACTATGGGACAGAAAATTCATCCGACTGGCTTCCGCCTGCCCGTCACCCGTAATTGGGCGTCGCGCTGGTACGCGAACAACCAGAACTTCGCCACGATGCTGGCCGAAGATCTGCAAGTTCGCGAGTTCCTGAAGGCCAAGCTGAAGAACGCCGCCGTTTCTCGCATTCTGATCGAGCGTCCCGCCAAGAACGCACGCATCACGATCTTCTCGGCTCGTCCGGGCGTCGTGATCGGCAAGAAGGGCGAAGACATCGAAAACCTGAAGGCCGAGCTGACCAAGCGTCTGGGCGTGCCGGTGGCCGTGAACATCGAAGAAGTGCGCAAGCCTGAAATCGATGCTCAGCTAATCGCCGACTCGATCACCCAGCAGCTGGAAAAGCGCATCATGTTCCGCCGCGCCATGAAGCGCGCGATGCAGAACGCGATGCGCCTGGGCGCCCAGGGCATCAAGATCATGTCTGCCGGCCGTCTGAACGGCATCGAAATCGCTCGCACCGAGTGGTATCGCGAAGGTCGTGTGCCGCTGCACACCCTGAAGGCTGACATCGACTATGGCTTCTCCGAAGCCAAGACCACCTACGGCGTTATCGGCGTGAAGGTGTGGGTGTATCGCGGTGACCGCCTGGCCAATGGCGAGGCTCCCGTGATCAACACCCCTCCGGGTGCTGAAGATGATCGTCGTCCGCGCCGTAACGCCCGTCCGGGCGCCCCGGGTGGCCGTGGTCGTGGCGACAAGCCCGCCGAAGGCGGCGACAAGCCCGCTGCCAAGCGTGTGGTGCGTAAGCCCGCCGCCGCTCCGGCTGGCGAGGCCAAAGGAGAATAAACATGCTGCAACCTGCTCGTCGCAAATACCGCAAGGAGCAAAAGGGTCGTAACACTGGTGTGGCGACCCGCGGCGCGTCCGTCGCTTTCGGTGATTTCGGTCTGAAGGCCACCGAGCGCGGCCGCATCACTGCTCGTCAGATCGAAGCGGCTCGCCGTGCCATTTCGCGCCATATCAAGCGCGGTGGCCGGATCTTCATCCGCATCTTCCCTGACAAGCCGATCTCGCAAAAGCCTGCTGAAGTCCGGATGGGTAACGGCAAGGGCAACCCGGAGTACTACGTGGCTGAAATCCAGCCCGGCAAGGTGCTCTACGAGATCAACGGTGTGCCTGAGGCACTGGCGCGCGAAGCGTTCACGCTGGCCGCTGCCAAGCTGCCCCTGCGCTGCACGTTCGTGACTCGCCAGCTCGGCGCCTGATTGGAGATACCCCATGAAAGCATCTGAACTGCGCGCCAAGGATGTGGCTGCCCTGGAAAAGGAAGTCACCGACCTGCTGAAGGCTCACTTCGGTCTGCGCATGCAAAAGGCGACGCAACAACTGACCAACACCACGGTGCTGGGAAATACGCGTCGTGACATTGCCCGCGCCAAGACCATCCTGGCCGAGAAGAAGGGAGCCGCGAAATGACGCAAGCTCAAGAAAAGAACACCCGCACCCTGGTGGGTCGCGTGGTCAGCGACAAGCGAGCCAAGACCGTCACGGTGTTGGTTGAGCGTCGCGCCAAGCACGAGCTGTACGGCAAGATCGTGGCCCGTTCCCGCAAGTACCACGCCCATGACGAAAAGGGCGAGTACAAGATGGGTGACGTCGTCGAGATCGCTGAGGGCCGTCCGCTGTCGAAGACCAAGAGCTGGGTTGTGACCCGTCTGGTTGAGAAGGCGCAACTGGTCTGATCGTTGAGGCTGCCGCGCGTCAGTGCGGTGGCCAAGACAAGGGGCGTTTAGCGCGCCCCTGACCCAAGTGGCTGGATTGCCGGTTAAACCCGGCAGCCGGCCATTTTTCGTTTTTCACGGCACACTCTGCCGCCTTCTAATCTCAATCATTCAGGAGCTTCCCATGTTGAAAGTGGCTGACCGACTGCCCGCTGGCACCCTGCAGGAATTCATCGAAGTGGAAGGCGAGGGCTGCTCTCTGGGGCCCAACACATTCGACATCGCTGCTCTCAGCGCCGGCAAGACGATCGCGATTTTTGCCCTGCCTGGTGCGTTTACCCCGACCTGCTCGGCTCAGCACGTACCCGGTTATGTGGAGAAGGCGCACGAGTTTCGATCCGCCGGCGTGGACGAAATCTGGTGCATCTCGGTGAACGACGCGTTCGTGATGGGCGCCTGGGGGCGCGACCAGAAGACTGCGGGCAAGGTGCGCATGATGGCCGACGGCAGTGCTGCATTCACCAACGCCGTAGGGTTGCCACTGGACCTGACCGCCCGTGGTATGGGTGTCCGGTCTCAGCGCTACTCGATGCTGGTCAAGGATGGTGAGGTGAAGACGCTGAACGTGGAAGCGCCTGGAAAGTTTGAGGTGAGCGACGCCGCCACACTGCTTGCGCAGGCGCGGTCTCTTTGACGCTTCAACTCCTTGTTGACAGGCGGATTGTGCGTGCCGCATAATCCGCAGCTTCGCCGAACGGTGGTGCCGTCTTGCTAGACGGGTTGCGTGACTAGCGCGCGTGACAGCTGCCTTCGGATCTCGGTTTCTTGCCCATGAAGGCCAGACGCGGGTCGCCGCTAAAGCGACAGGTGAATGGCTTACGGGCCCAAGACTGACCGCTCTGGATGGCTGCGATGGTCGCAGTTGCCTGAGCGGGAAAAGTTGGGGACAGACATGATCCAAATGCAATCGCGACTCGATGTCGCGGACAACACTGGCGCCAAGTCCGTCATGTGCATCAAGGTGCTTGGCGGTTCCAAGCGTCGGTATGCCCATATTGGCGACATCATCAAGGTCAGCATCAAGGAAGCTGCTCCGCGCGGCCGCGTCAAAAAGGGCGAGGTCTACAACGCGGTTGTTGTGCGCACCGCCAAAGGCGTGCGCCGTCAAGACGGCTCCCTCGTGAAGTTCGACGGCAATGCCGCCGTGCTGCTGAACGCCAAGCTGGAGCCCATCGGCACCCGCATCTTCGGCCCGGTTACGCGTGAACTGCGTACCGAGCGATTCATGAAGATCGTGTCGCTGGCGCCTGAGGTGCTCTAAGCCCCGCTCAGACAAAGGTATTGCCATGAACAAGATTCGCAAAGGCGACGAGGTCATCGTTCTGACCGGCCGCGACAAGGGTAAGCGCGGCACCGTGACGCTGCGCGTCGACGCTGACCACGTTGTGGTCGAGGGCATCAACGTCGTCAAGAAGCATGTGAAGCCCAACCCCATGAAGGGGACTACGGGCGGCATCGTTGACAAGTCCATGCCCATCCATCAATCCAACGTGGCGATCTTCAACGCCGCCGCCGGCAAGGCCGATCGCGTGGGCATCAAGCTCGCCGACGACGGTAAGCGGGTGCGCGTGTTCAAGTCGACCGGCGAAGAGATCAAGGCTTAAGGGGTTAGACATGGCTCGTTTGCAAGCGTTTTATCGCGAAAAGGTCCTGCCTAGCCTGACCGAGAAGTTCGGCTACAAGTCCGTGATGGAAGTGCCGCGCATCACCAAGATCACTCTGAACATGGGTGTGAGTGAGGCGGTCGCCGACAAGAAGGTCATGGACCACGCTGTGGGTGACCTGACCAAGATCGCCGGCCAGAAGCCAGTTGTCACGAAGTCGAAGAAGGCAATTGCCGGCTTCAAGATTCGCGACGGCGTGCCGATCGGTTGCATGGTCACTCTGCGCGGCGCGCAGATGTACGAGTTCCTGGATCGTTTCGTGACCGTGGCTCTGCCGCGCGTTCGTGACTTCCGCGGCATCTCGGGTCGTTCGTTCGACGGTCGTGGCAACTACAACATTGGCGTCAAAGAACAGATCATCTTCCCCGAAATCGAGTACGACAAGGTGGATGCTCTGCGTGGTCTGAACATCAGCATCACGACGACTGCCAAGACGGACGACGAAGCCAAGGCACTGCTGGCAGCGTTCAAGTTCCCCTTCAAGAACTGAGGTGACCTGTGGCAAAACTCTCGATTAAGCAACGTGAGCTGAAGCGCGCCCAACTGGTCGCCAAGTACGCCAAGAAGTATGCGGAACTGAAGGCCATCATCGACGACAGCAAGAAGTCGGACGAAGAGCGCTATCTGGCCCGCCTTGAGCTGCAGAAGCTCCCGCGCAATGCCAACCCGACCCGCCAGCGCAACCGCTGCGAACTGACTGGCCGCCCGCGCGGCACGTTCCGCAAGTTCGGCTTGGCTCGTAACAAGATTCGTGAGCTGGCCTTCAAGGGCGACATCCCCGGTGTCGTCAAGGCCAGCTGGTAATCGGCAGGTTTAGGAGATTTCGTATGAGCATGAGTGATCCTATCGCCGATATGCTGACCCGTATTCGCAACGCCCAAAGCGTTGAGAAGGCCAGCGTCGTGATGCCTTCGTCGAAGCTGAAGGTCGCGATCGCCAAGGTCCTGAAGGACGAAGGTTATATCGATGATTTCGCGGTGCGTGGCGATGCCGCCCGTCCCGAACTCGAGATTGCGCTGAAGTATTACGCCGGTCGCCCGGTGATCGAGCGCATCGAACGCGTGAGCCGTCCCGGCCTGCGCATCTACAAGGGCCGCCACGATATTCCCCAGGTCATGAATGGCCTGGGTGTGGCGATCGTCACCACGCCGAAGGGTGTGATGACCGACCGCAAGGCACGTCAAGCCGGTG
The Roseateles amylovorans genome window above contains:
- the rplW gene encoding 50S ribosomal protein L23, whose product is MSAPKFAEGRLAKVLLAPIVSEKATMAGEKHNQVLFKVLRDATKPEIKAAVELMFKVEVEAINVVNVKGKAKRFGGRLGRRDHVKKAYVSLKAGQELNFSGEAA
- the rplB gene encoding 50S ribosomal protein L2 translates to MAVVKVKPTSPGRRGVVKVVHKHLHKGAPEASLLEPQKQKSGRNNNGHITMRHKGGGHKHHYRVVDFRRNKDGIPAKVERIEYDPNRTAHIALVCYADGERRYIIAPRNLEVGSSIVSGAEAPIKVGNTLPIRNIPVGSTIHCVEMLPGKGAQIARSAGASVVLMARDGSYAQLRLRSGEVRRIHIDCRATIGEVSNEEHSLRQYGKAGAIRWKGIRPTVRGTAMNPVDHPHGGGEGRTGEGQVPVSPWNTLTKGYRTRNNKRTQTFIVSRRKK
- the rpsS gene encoding 30S ribosomal protein S19 translates to MARSLKKGPFVDHHLMAKVDKAVAIKDKKPIKTWSRRSTILPEFIGLTIAVHNGKQHVPVYVSDQMVGHKLGEFALTRTFKGHPADKKAGKK
- the rplV gene encoding 50S ribosomal protein L22, yielding METKAIVRGVRLSCDKGRLVADLIRGKKVDQALNILEFTQKKASLIIKKALESAIANAEHNDGADIDELKVTSIYVEQGTTLKRFSARAKGRGNRISKPTCHIFVTVGN
- the rpsC gene encoding 30S ribosomal protein S3; translated protein: MGQKIHPTGFRLPVTRNWASRWYANNQNFATMLAEDLQVREFLKAKLKNAAVSRILIERPAKNARITIFSARPGVVIGKKGEDIENLKAELTKRLGVPVAVNIEEVRKPEIDAQLIADSITQQLEKRIMFRRAMKRAMQNAMRLGAQGIKIMSAGRLNGIEIARTEWYREGRVPLHTLKADIDYGFSEAKTTYGVIGVKVWVYRGDRLANGEAPVINTPPGAEDDRRPRRNARPGAPGGRGRGDKPAEGGDKPAAKRVVRKPAAAPAGEAKGE
- the rplP gene encoding 50S ribosomal protein L16, with translation MLQPARRKYRKEQKGRNTGVATRGASVAFGDFGLKATERGRITARQIEAARRAISRHIKRGGRIFIRIFPDKPISQKPAEVRMGNGKGNPEYYVAEIQPGKVLYEINGVPEALAREAFTLAAAKLPLRCTFVTRQLGA
- the rpmC gene encoding 50S ribosomal protein L29, yielding MKASELRAKDVAALEKEVTDLLKAHFGLRMQKATQQLTNTTVLGNTRRDIARAKTILAEKKGAAK
- the rpsQ gene encoding 30S ribosomal protein S17, which encodes MTQAQEKNTRTLVGRVVSDKRAKTVTVLVERRAKHELYGKIVARSRKYHAHDEKGEYKMGDVVEIAEGRPLSKTKSWVVTRLVEKAQLV
- a CDS encoding peroxiredoxin, which translates into the protein MLKVADRLPAGTLQEFIEVEGEGCSLGPNTFDIAALSAGKTIAIFALPGAFTPTCSAQHVPGYVEKAHEFRSAGVDEIWCISVNDAFVMGAWGRDQKTAGKVRMMADGSAAFTNAVGLPLDLTARGMGVRSQRYSMLVKDGEVKTLNVEAPGKFEVSDAATLLAQARSL
- the rplN gene encoding 50S ribosomal protein L14, which translates into the protein MIQMQSRLDVADNTGAKSVMCIKVLGGSKRRYAHIGDIIKVSIKEAAPRGRVKKGEVYNAVVVRTAKGVRRQDGSLVKFDGNAAVLLNAKLEPIGTRIFGPVTRELRTERFMKIVSLAPEVL
- the rplX gene encoding 50S ribosomal protein L24, whose translation is MNKIRKGDEVIVLTGRDKGKRGTVTLRVDADHVVVEGINVVKKHVKPNPMKGTTGGIVDKSMPIHQSNVAIFNAAAGKADRVGIKLADDGKRVRVFKSTGEEIKA
- the rplE gene encoding 50S ribosomal protein L5, which translates into the protein MARLQAFYREKVLPSLTEKFGYKSVMEVPRITKITLNMGVSEAVADKKVMDHAVGDLTKIAGQKPVVTKSKKAIAGFKIRDGVPIGCMVTLRGAQMYEFLDRFVTVALPRVRDFRGISGRSFDGRGNYNIGVKEQIIFPEIEYDKVDALRGLNISITTTAKTDDEAKALLAAFKFPFKN
- the rpsN gene encoding 30S ribosomal protein S14, which produces MAKLSIKQRELKRAQLVAKYAKKYAELKAIIDDSKKSDEERYLARLELQKLPRNANPTRQRNRCELTGRPRGTFRKFGLARNKIRELAFKGDIPGVVKASW
- the rpsH gene encoding 30S ribosomal protein S8, producing the protein MSMSDPIADMLTRIRNAQSVEKASVVMPSSKLKVAIAKVLKDEGYIDDFAVRGDAARPELEIALKYYAGRPVIERIERVSRPGLRIYKGRHDIPQVMNGLGVAIVTTPKGVMTDRKARQAGVGGEVLCYVA